From Streptomyces sp. NBC_00775, one genomic window encodes:
- a CDS encoding ArsR/SmtB family transcription factor — MPAREPLPPASDAHLRAPDSARLAEATEVFALLSDVTRLHLLWLLAQEESDVGSLADRCEASRTAVSQHLAKLRLAGLVDTRREGRHVHYSLRDGHLRRLVMEALSHADHRVSGKAPHD, encoded by the coding sequence ATGCCTGCTCGCGAGCCCCTTCCACCTGCATCTGATGCGCACCTGCGTGCTCCCGACAGCGCGCGCCTCGCGGAGGCGACCGAGGTGTTCGCGCTGCTGTCCGACGTGACGCGGCTGCATCTGCTGTGGCTGCTCGCGCAGGAGGAGTCGGACGTCGGTTCACTGGCCGATCGGTGCGAGGCGTCGCGGACGGCGGTCAGTCAGCATCTGGCGAAGTTGCGGCTCGCGGGGCTGGTGGACACCCGGCGCGAGGGGCGGCACGTCCATTACAGCCTCCGGGACGGGCATCTGCGCCGGCTGGTGATGGAGGCCCTCAGCCATGCGGACCACCGGGTGAGCGGCAAGGCTCCGCACGACTGA